The following proteins are encoded in a genomic region of Magnetococcales bacterium:
- the nadC gene encoding carboxylating nicotinate-nucleotide diphosphorylase — protein MTFPWLDIVRSALAEDVGRGDVTTNALLGAGQGVKAKLVAREDLVVCGLSVMDEVFRLVDPRVRMLPTIQEGFGAMAGNTICTIQGPARGILTGERVALNFFQHLSGVATLTRQYVERVSGTDARIVDTRKTVPGLRLMQKYAVRVGGGHNHRMGLDDGVLIKENHIALAGGLKAAVEQVRATVHHLLRIQVECETLEQVQESLDVGVHAVLLDNMDLPTIARAVQLVRGQALVEASGNMTLEKVRAVAETGVDLISVGAITRSATSRDVSLLIDDDV, from the coding sequence ATGACATTTCCCTGGTTGGACATCGTCAGGAGTGCCCTGGCCGAAGACGTGGGACGGGGTGATGTGACCACCAATGCGCTCCTGGGAGCAGGGCAGGGGGTCAAGGCCAAACTGGTGGCCCGCGAGGATCTCGTCGTTTGTGGCCTCTCCGTTATGGATGAGGTCTTCCGACTGGTGGATCCCCGGGTGCGCATGCTGCCCACCATCCAGGAGGGGTTTGGGGCCATGGCCGGCAACACCATCTGCACGATTCAGGGACCGGCCCGGGGCATTTTGACCGGGGAGCGGGTGGCGCTCAATTTTTTCCAACATTTGTCCGGCGTCGCCACGCTGACCCGCCAATATGTCGAACGTGTGTCGGGCACCGATGCCCGTATCGTGGATACCCGCAAGACTGTGCCGGGTCTGCGTCTGATGCAGAAGTATGCCGTTCGGGTGGGCGGTGGTCACAACCATCGCATGGGTCTTGACGATGGTGTCCTCATCAAGGAAAACCATATTGCCCTTGCCGGTGGATTGAAGGCGGCTGTGGAACAGGTGCGCGCCACGGTCCACCATTTGCTGCGCATCCAGGTGGAGTGCGAAACCTTGGAGCAGGTGCAAGAGAGCCTGGATGTGGGCGTGCATGCCGTTTTACTTGACAACATGGACCTGCCCACCATCGCCAGGGCGGTGCAACTGGTGAGAGGCCAGGCGTTGGTCGAAGCCAGCGGCAACATGACCCTGGAGAAGGTGAGGGCCGTGGCGGAAACCGGGGTCGATCTGATATCCGTCGGCGCCATCACGCGCAGCGCCACCAGCCGGGATGTCTCCCTGCTCATCGATGACGATGTCTGA
- a CDS encoding cobalt-precorrin-5B (C(1))-methyltransferase, producing MKRGESPQRGKRTGFTTGACAAAAARAAITSLRNGTVPQQVAVLLPNGAVVTFAVAEGSCTPTTARCVVIKDAGDDPDCTHGARLTAVVQRLPDPIGAVMLRGGEGVGVVTRPGLGTPVGEPAINPTPRANILENIRAAAGTILEQAGLEVTLSIPGGEELARRTLNARLGITGGLSILGTTGIVYPYSTAAYKEAVRQSVHAAAAMGLPAVVLTTGRRTERFARGILVDLPESAFIQMGDFVGAALESVAATGMPQVIVAAMAGKLAKIGQGVANTHAHKVPLDMERVAYLAATVGAGAAELEQIRTGITVRHAADILAKKGLTPVFYQRLVSDVITALYQRLPPSTRLEVLAFDAEGLLLAHIKAPTP from the coding sequence ATGAAGCGGGGCGAATCACCCCAACGCGGCAAACGCACCGGCTTTACCACCGGCGCTTGTGCCGCCGCCGCCGCCCGGGCTGCCATCACCAGTCTGCGCAACGGCACTGTCCCGCAACAAGTGGCGGTGTTGCTGCCCAACGGCGCGGTGGTTACCTTCGCCGTGGCCGAAGGTTCCTGCACCCCCACCACCGCCCGCTGCGTGGTCATCAAAGATGCCGGCGATGATCCCGACTGCACCCATGGCGCCCGCTTGACTGCCGTGGTCCAACGCCTCCCCGATCCGATCGGCGCCGTCATGCTGCGGGGCGGTGAAGGGGTCGGCGTGGTCACCCGCCCCGGTCTCGGCACCCCGGTCGGAGAACCAGCCATCAACCCCACTCCCCGGGCCAATATTCTGGAAAACATTCGGGCCGCCGCCGGCACCATCCTGGAACAGGCCGGCCTGGAAGTGACCCTCTCCATTCCGGGTGGCGAGGAGTTGGCCCGCCGCACCCTCAACGCCCGCCTGGGTATCACAGGGGGGTTATCCATCCTGGGCACCACCGGCATCGTCTATCCCTACTCCACGGCGGCCTACAAAGAGGCGGTGCGCCAATCCGTCCATGCCGCAGCCGCCATGGGCCTGCCTGCGGTGGTCCTGACCACCGGACGCCGTACCGAACGTTTTGCCCGGGGCATTCTGGTCGATCTGCCGGAGAGCGCCTTCATCCAGATGGGTGATTTTGTCGGCGCCGCCCTGGAGAGCGTCGCCGCCACAGGCATGCCCCAGGTGATCGTTGCCGCCATGGCGGGCAAACTGGCCAAAATAGGCCAGGGCGTGGCCAACACCCATGCCCACAAGGTGCCCCTCGACATGGAACGGGTGGCCTACCTTGCCGCCACCGTGGGCGCCGGAGCAGCCGAGCTGGAACAGATCCGCACCGGCATCACCGTCCGCCACGCCGCCGACATCCTGGCCAAAAAAGGTCTGACCCCAGTCTTCTACCAGAGATTGGTCTCCGATGTGATCACGGCCCTGTAT
- a CDS encoding biotin--[acetyl-CoA-carboxylase] ligase has product MSELLTALRLARGSSLSGKNLGERLGISRAAIWKRIRALNRNGYVVEARRGMGYRLVREPDVLTWEAVAPLLPEGLFQADRYHYLAEVGSSNEEVVTRARQGAPEGTVVVAESQTHGRGRLGRRWNSPPGMNLYFSCLLRPDMSPNRTFQLTLLAGLALAEAVQEAGFAEATIKWPNDLLLRGRKLAGILTEMSAEMDRVHYVVVGVGLNVHLTTAALPSELRDIAIGLADVYAASSVPGGGAAPAPPLRRNLLVGFLGRFQEWYQRYRERGFGVVREAWMERARIQDRRVTVHLLKETFTGTALEMDPDGFLLVRCDEDQTIRRVVAGDVAMV; this is encoded by the coding sequence ATGTCTGAACTTTTGACAGCTCTACGCCTGGCGCGTGGATCCTCCTTGTCGGGAAAAAATTTGGGGGAGAGGTTGGGCATCTCCCGGGCCGCCATCTGGAAGCGGATCCGGGCTCTCAACCGGAACGGGTATGTCGTCGAGGCCAGACGTGGCATGGGGTATCGCCTGGTGCGTGAACCGGATGTGTTGACCTGGGAAGCGGTGGCTCCCCTGCTGCCGGAGGGCCTGTTTCAGGCTGATCGCTACCACTATCTGGCGGAGGTTGGATCGAGCAACGAGGAGGTCGTCACCCGGGCGCGACAGGGAGCCCCGGAGGGCACGGTCGTGGTGGCGGAAAGCCAGACCCATGGCCGGGGTCGCCTGGGCCGGCGCTGGAACTCCCCACCGGGGATGAATCTCTATTTCTCCTGCCTGTTGCGTCCCGACATGAGTCCCAATCGGACGTTTCAGTTGACTCTTCTGGCAGGGTTGGCGCTGGCCGAGGCGGTGCAGGAGGCTGGATTTGCCGAGGCGACCATCAAGTGGCCCAACGATTTGTTGTTGCGCGGTCGCAAATTGGCCGGGATCCTGACAGAGATGAGCGCCGAGATGGACCGGGTTCACTATGTTGTGGTCGGCGTTGGTTTGAATGTTCATCTTACGACAGCGGCGCTTCCATCCGAGTTGCGTGATATCGCCATCGGTTTGGCCGATGTCTACGCTGCGTCCAGTGTGCCGGGGGGGGGTGCGGCGCCCGCGCCTCCGTTGCGTCGGAATCTGCTGGTTGGATTTTTGGGTCGATTTCAGGAGTGGTACCAGCGCTATCGGGAGAGGGGTTTTGGCGTGGTGCGGGAGGCCTGGATGGAAAGGGCGCGTATCCAGGATCGCCGGGTCACCGTCCACTTGTTGAAGGAGACCTTCACCGGCACGGCCCTGGAGATGGACCCGGACGGATTTCTCCTGGTGAGATGCGATGAGGATCAGACAATCCGCCGCGTGGTGGCAGGTGATGTGGCCATGGTGTGA
- a CDS encoding SPOR domain-containing protein, with amino-acid sequence MMRAMTATMDQSGASGLPSVVLRFGPLALVVLLSLLNLYLLLVSLKQPEVKLWTGPLMTGKVLPLQVKSAEMAGKDTKQEHSPAAETHQKKEKVVEKPPAAQLHAVSKPVVAHPETKKPTSTPAVAAAPEPVAAVGTAPDGSGYYVQAGSFSLRKGADSLSARLQTRGLRPRTLHQTDMVLVNNVQAGPYRVFAEAKEAEIKLRSAGIMAKTDNTWEGYIISISRDVQLGGAIDSMGHAEKLGVRPLRVIKVEDALKFYKVILGPYKTEKDAKEMSATLAESGLAVPLIKKWEGSGEMAQKDSEG; translated from the coding sequence ATGATGCGAGCCATGACAGCCACCATGGACCAGTCGGGCGCCTCTGGCCTGCCGTCGGTCGTCCTTCGTTTCGGACCTTTGGCTTTGGTGGTTTTGCTCTCGTTGCTGAATCTTTACCTGCTCCTGGTTTCCCTGAAACAACCGGAAGTGAAACTCTGGACCGGTCCGCTCATGACGGGCAAGGTGCTTCCTCTCCAGGTCAAATCGGCTGAGATGGCTGGCAAGGATACCAAGCAGGAGCACTCCCCTGCTGCCGAGACGCACCAAAAGAAGGAAAAAGTCGTCGAAAAGCCGCCTGCGGCCCAGTTGCACGCCGTATCCAAGCCCGTTGTCGCCCATCCCGAAACCAAAAAGCCGACTTCCACCCCTGCGGTGGCTGCCGCTCCGGAACCCGTTGCGGCTGTCGGTACTGCCCCGGATGGCAGCGGCTACTACGTACAGGCTGGCAGCTTCTCCCTGCGCAAGGGCGCTGACAGTCTGTCGGCGCGTTTGCAAACCAGGGGGTTGCGTCCCCGCACTTTGCATCAGACGGATATGGTGTTGGTCAACAACGTGCAGGCCGGTCCCTATCGGGTTTTTGCGGAAGCCAAAGAGGCGGAGATCAAGTTGCGTTCGGCGGGCATCATGGCCAAGACCGATAACACCTGGGAAGGGTACATCATTTCGATCAGCCGGGATGTCCAGCTTGGCGGTGCCATCGACAGCATGGGCCATGCTGAAAAATTGGGTGTGAGGCCCTTGCGCGTCATCAAAGTGGAAGATGCCCTGAAATTTTATAAGGTGATCCTCGGACCCTATAAAACCGAAAAGGACGCCAAAGAGATGAGTGCAACCTTGGCAGAGTCGGGCCTGGCTGTGCCCTTGATCAAAAAGTGGGAAGGCAGTGGAGAAATGGCACAAAAGGATTCCGAGGGTTGA
- a CDS encoding D-alanyl-D-alanine carboxypeptidase produces the protein MHPKKTSTPVALSLLLFLIVLFWGGALQAVNPGKTGGQANASGAGNSGSAGGHGEQTVSLQAESSLLGDLDSGTILYEQNADLRREPASLTKVMTLYLVFDALANGELTMETKLPVSEKAWRVGGSKTFVKVGDMVTLEDLVRGIAVQSGNDACMVVAEHIGGSVQGFADMMNQKARELGMTGSHFLNSSGLPEEDHYTTARDMFILARAITRKFPQYVHFFQEKQYTFNGIRQYNRNRLLWRDPSITGMKTGHTADAGYCLVATSEKDGQRLGAVIMGAKSSKIREEEALRLLRYGNRMFETVRLFEVGATIRELRVWKGDQEKVSVTVDEPLVVTVSRKDRSALEVGLKFQEPLIAPIKKGDQIGSLVVSLGEKVLLNRPAVADRTIEKGGFFRTVADTVRMKMGW, from the coding sequence CCTGATCGTTTTGTTTTGGGGTGGGGCGCTCCAGGCTGTCAATCCTGGCAAGACGGGGGGGCAAGCCAACGCCTCCGGTGCGGGGAACAGTGGCAGCGCGGGCGGTCATGGTGAGCAGACGGTGTCCTTGCAGGCGGAATCGAGTCTTCTCGGGGATCTCGACTCCGGAACCATTCTTTACGAGCAAAATGCCGATCTGCGTCGCGAGCCGGCCTCCCTGACCAAGGTGATGACCCTCTACCTGGTTTTTGATGCCCTGGCCAACGGCGAGCTGACCATGGAGACCAAACTTCCGGTCAGCGAAAAAGCCTGGCGTGTCGGGGGTTCCAAGACTTTTGTCAAGGTGGGGGATATGGTGACCCTGGAGGATTTGGTCCGGGGTATCGCCGTGCAGAGCGGGAATGATGCCTGTATGGTGGTGGCGGAGCACATCGGGGGTTCGGTGCAGGGCTTCGCTGATATGATGAACCAGAAAGCCCGGGAGTTGGGGATGACCGGCAGTCATTTTCTGAATTCCTCGGGGTTGCCCGAAGAGGATCACTACACCACGGCGCGCGACATGTTCATTCTGGCCAGGGCCATCACCAGAAAGTTTCCTCAATACGTTCATTTTTTCCAGGAAAAACAATATACTTTCAATGGGATACGTCAGTACAACCGCAACCGTCTGCTGTGGCGGGATCCCTCCATCACCGGGATGAAAACCGGACACACGGCTGATGCGGGCTACTGCCTGGTTGCCACCAGCGAAAAGGATGGCCAGCGCCTTGGCGCCGTGATCATGGGGGCCAAAAGTTCCAAAATCCGGGAGGAGGAGGCCTTGCGCCTGTTGCGCTACGGCAACCGGATGTTTGAAACCGTGCGTCTGTTTGAGGTGGGGGCCACCATTCGGGAGTTGCGGGTCTGGAAGGGGGATCAGGAGAAGGTGAGCGTCACAGTGGATGAACCGTTGGTTGTCACGGTCTCCCGCAAGGACCGCTCTGCCCTGGAGGTGGGTCTGAAGTTCCAGGAACCTCTGATCGCGCCTATCAAGAAGGGTGACCAGATTGGTTCCCTTGTGGTCAGCCTGGGCGAGAAAGTACTGTTGAACCGTCCAGCCGTTGCGGATCGTACCATCGAAAAGGGAGGGTTTTTTCGCACCGTTGCGGATACAGTCCGCATGAAAATGGGTTGGTGA
- a CDS encoding valine--tRNA ligase — MAEELSKSYGPAGVERHWNAVWEGRGYFAPRLQEGRQAYCIMIPPPNVTGSLHMGHAFQDTIMDALIRYHRMRGDATLWQTGTDHAGIATQMVVERQLEAEGKTRDDLGREEFIRRVWEWRNTSGGTIVRQLRRLGASCDWSRERFTMDPGLSRAVTEVFVRLYEEGLIYRGKRLVNWDPVLLTAVSDLEVVAEEEDGHLWHMRYPLADGSGHLVVATTRPETMLGDTAVAVHPEDTRYQHWVGRKVRLPLVEREIPIIADAYVDPAFGTGCVKITPAHDFNDYAMGERHGLEKINILTDHATLNDAVPPAYRGLDRFVARTRVVADLEAQGLLAKVEPHRLMVPRGDRSKAVVEPYLTDQWFVKSAPLAEEAIRVVETGRVRFVPANWEKTYFEWMRNIQDWCISRQIWWGHRIPAWYGPDGRIFVGRSEEEVNAAAAHHYGEPSPLTQDPDVLDTWFSSALWPFSTLGWPERTPELARFYPTQVLVTGFDIIFFWVARMIMMGLKFAGDVPFHEVYIHGLIRDGEGQKMSKSKGNILDPLDLIDGIGLEDLVTKRTRDMMQPHLAKKIEAATRQDFPQGIPPFGTDALRFTMASLATQGRDVKFDLGRIEGYRNFCNKLWNASRFVLMNTAGRACLPDERRLPFSVADRWIASHLQHLIRDTGRALLEYRINDAAHALYQFLWGHYCDWYLELVKPLLYGAHAEEENRLAVRFTMLDVLETALRLLHPLMPFITEELWQKVAPGVGRLGETIMLAPWPEVDPARQDPEAEQEMGWVMAFITAVRTIRAEMDLSPGQPLAVAVAGEPWAVALLQRHQEVIHALARISEWRVLTDAAPTGCATGVVQGLRLFIPLAGIIDLDAEESRLEKAIGRVEGDLQRVLGKLGNENFLAKAKPDIIDKERHKQRTMEEQRQGLAEALERIRALRREQ; from the coding sequence ATGGCTGAAGAGCTGTCGAAAAGTTATGGACCGGCTGGTGTGGAACGGCACTGGAACGCGGTGTGGGAGGGCAGGGGATATTTTGCCCCGCGCTTGCAGGAGGGGAGGCAGGCGTATTGCATCATGATCCCGCCGCCCAATGTGACCGGCAGCCTGCACATGGGGCATGCCTTCCAGGACACCATCATGGATGCCCTGATCCGTTATCATCGCATGCGGGGGGATGCAACCCTCTGGCAGACGGGGACCGATCACGCCGGCATAGCGACCCAGATGGTGGTGGAACGGCAATTGGAGGCCGAAGGAAAAACCCGCGACGATCTGGGCCGGGAGGAGTTTATCCGCCGGGTTTGGGAGTGGCGCAACACCTCCGGTGGGACCATCGTCCGCCAACTGCGGCGGCTGGGTGCATCCTGCGATTGGTCGCGGGAACGTTTCACCATGGACCCGGGGCTCTCCCGCGCCGTCACCGAGGTGTTTGTCCGGCTTTATGAAGAGGGATTGATCTATCGCGGCAAGCGCCTCGTCAACTGGGATCCGGTGCTGCTGACAGCTGTTTCGGATCTGGAAGTGGTTGCCGAGGAGGAGGATGGTCACCTGTGGCATATGCGTTATCCCCTGGCGGATGGTTCCGGTCATCTGGTGGTTGCGACCACCCGGCCAGAGACCATGCTGGGCGATACGGCGGTGGCCGTTCATCCTGAGGATACCCGATATCAGCATTGGGTTGGCCGGAAGGTGCGTCTCCCCCTGGTCGAGAGGGAAATTCCCATCATTGCCGATGCCTACGTGGACCCGGCGTTTGGCACCGGGTGCGTCAAGATTACGCCGGCCCATGACTTCAATGACTATGCCATGGGTGAGCGGCATGGTTTGGAAAAAATCAACATTCTGACCGACCACGCGACGCTCAATGATGCGGTGCCCCCGGCTTATCGGGGGTTGGATCGGTTTGTGGCCCGTACCCGGGTGGTGGCGGACCTGGAGGCGCAGGGCCTGTTGGCGAAGGTGGAACCCCATCGGCTGATGGTCCCGCGTGGCGACCGGAGCAAGGCGGTGGTGGAGCCCTATCTGACCGATCAATGGTTTGTGAAAAGCGCTCCCTTGGCGGAGGAGGCGATCCGCGTGGTGGAGACAGGCCGTGTCCGTTTTGTGCCGGCCAACTGGGAAAAGACCTACTTCGAGTGGATGCGCAACATCCAGGATTGGTGCATCTCCCGACAAATCTGGTGGGGTCATCGCATTCCGGCGTGGTATGGCCCGGATGGCCGGATTTTTGTTGGTCGCAGCGAGGAAGAGGTGAACGCTGCGGCGGCGCACCACTACGGCGAACCCAGTCCTCTGACCCAGGATCCGGACGTTCTTGACACCTGGTTCTCCTCGGCGTTATGGCCCTTTTCGACCCTTGGCTGGCCGGAACGGACACCGGAGCTGGCGCGGTTTTATCCAACCCAGGTGTTGGTGACCGGATTTGACATCATTTTCTTCTGGGTGGCCCGGATGATCATGATGGGACTCAAGTTTGCGGGGGATGTGCCGTTCCATGAGGTGTATATTCATGGCCTGATCCGTGACGGAGAAGGTCAGAAAATGAGCAAATCCAAAGGCAACATCCTGGATCCGCTGGATCTGATCGACGGCATTGGCCTGGAAGATCTGGTGACCAAACGGACCCGTGACATGATGCAGCCCCATTTGGCCAAAAAGATCGAGGCGGCTACCCGACAGGATTTTCCGCAGGGCATTCCCCCCTTCGGCACCGACGCTCTGCGCTTCACCATGGCCAGCCTGGCCACCCAGGGGCGTGATGTCAAATTTGACCTGGGACGCATCGAAGGGTATCGAAACTTTTGCAACAAATTATGGAATGCCAGCCGCTTCGTGTTGATGAACACTGCCGGGCGGGCGTGCCTTCCGGACGAGAGGAGATTGCCGTTTTCAGTCGCTGATCGCTGGATCGCGTCGCACCTCCAGCACTTGATTCGAGACACCGGACGGGCCTTGCTGGAGTATCGGATCAACGATGCGGCCCATGCTCTCTATCAATTTTTGTGGGGTCACTATTGCGATTGGTATCTGGAACTGGTCAAGCCGCTTCTGTATGGAGCCCATGCAGAAGAAGAGAATCGGTTGGCTGTTCGCTTCACCATGCTGGATGTGTTGGAGACCGCTTTGCGGTTGCTCCACCCATTGATGCCGTTCATCACCGAGGAGTTGTGGCAAAAAGTGGCCCCCGGAGTGGGGCGTCTGGGCGAGACCATCATGCTGGCTCCCTGGCCGGAGGTGGATCCGGCGCGGCAGGATCCGGAAGCGGAGCAGGAGATGGGGTGGGTGATGGCTTTCATCACGGCGGTCCGCACCATCCGCGCCGAGATGGATCTCTCCCCCGGGCAGCCATTGGCGGTGGCGGTCGCTGGTGAGCCGTGGGCGGTGGCGTTGCTGCAACGGCACCAAGAGGTGATCCACGCCTTGGCGCGGATCTCGGAGTGGCGGGTGTTGACGGATGCAGCGCCTACAGGGTGTGCCACTGGTGTCGTTCAGGGATTGCGTTTGTTCATCCCTCTGGCCGGAATCATCGACCTGGACGCCGAAGAGTCCCGCCTGGAAAAAGCCATCGGCAGGGTGGAAGGTGATCTCCAGCGTGTTCTTGGCAAACTGGGGAATGAAAATTTTCTCGCCAAGGCCAAACCCGACATCATCGACAAGGAACGTCACAAACAGCGTACCATGGAGGAGCAACGCCAGGGGTTGGCCGAAGCATTGGAACGAATTCGTGCCCTGAGGAGGGAACAATGA
- a CDS encoding type III pantothenate kinase, with amino-acid sequence MLLVVDVGNTHIVWGVYEREDLVRHWRVSTRVECTGDEYGFLIANLFSSSGMDRSAVEGVIISSVVPPVQSALVRAVRRYLGLTPLIVGPGLKTGISIRYDNPKEVGADRVVNAVAAFHMLQQPAVVVDFGTATTFDLVGPKGEYLGGAIAPGLGLAMDALFERTAKLPRIELAQPSVVIGRDTVSSMQSGLYWGYVGLVDGLIERMEEESGFKPLRVLATGGLARLIAQNSRRVEIVDEFLTLTGLRILYERNR; translated from the coding sequence ATGTTGCTGGTGGTGGATGTCGGAAATACTCATATCGTCTGGGGTGTGTACGAACGGGAAGATCTGGTTCGACATTGGCGGGTCTCCACCCGGGTGGAGTGCACCGGCGATGAGTATGGTTTCTTGATCGCTAACCTGTTCAGCTCTTCCGGCATGGATCGGAGTGCCGTGGAGGGGGTGATCATCTCAAGCGTGGTCCCCCCGGTGCAGTCGGCCCTGGTACGTGCCGTGCGCCGCTATTTGGGGTTGACGCCGCTGATCGTTGGTCCAGGCTTGAAAACAGGCATCTCCATCCGCTACGACAACCCCAAGGAGGTGGGTGCGGATCGGGTTGTCAATGCGGTGGCGGCCTTCCACATGTTGCAGCAACCCGCCGTGGTGGTGGATTTTGGTACGGCCACCACCTTCGACCTGGTAGGCCCCAAGGGGGAGTACCTGGGTGGCGCGATAGCCCCGGGTTTGGGTCTGGCCATGGATGCCCTGTTCGAACGGACCGCCAAACTGCCCCGCATCGAGTTGGCCCAGCCATCCGTGGTCATTGGCCGGGATACGGTCAGTTCCATGCAGTCCGGTCTTTATTGGGGGTATGTCGGATTGGTGGATGGATTGATCGAGCGCATGGAGGAAGAGTCCGGTTTCAAGCCGTTGCGGGTGTTGGCGACGGGGGGGTTGGCGCGGTTGATTGCCCAAAACAGCCGCCGTGTCGAGATTGTCGATGAGTTTCTGACCTTGACCGGGTTGCGTATTCTCTACGAAAGAAATCGGTAG
- a CDS encoding precorrin-8X methylmutase, whose translation MTASSSAPPLVAQGAAIESASFQYIDAHAGDHTCYAAAQWPLVRRLIHTSGDFAFNGLTCFHPEAITAGVAALRAGAPLVVDVEMIRSGLTPRRLQPFGLRPQQFIADADVIAAAQTNGTTRATEAMRKAWRLDLLSGGVIAIGNAPTALLELLRLIEVEGVRPALVVGVPVGFISAAESKAALAATTQIPWITITGTKGGSPLAVAALHALLDLAAT comes from the coding sequence ATGACTGCATCCTCTTCTGCCCCACCTCTGGTGGCCCAGGGCGCCGCCATTGAATCGGCCTCCTTCCAATACATCGACGCCCACGCCGGTGATCACACCTGCTACGCTGCCGCCCAATGGCCCCTGGTGCGGCGGCTTATCCACACCAGCGGCGATTTTGCCTTCAACGGCCTGACCTGTTTTCATCCCGAGGCCATCACCGCCGGCGTGGCGGCCTTGCGGGCCGGAGCTCCGCTGGTGGTGGATGTGGAGATGATCCGCTCCGGCCTGACCCCGCGACGCCTGCAACCATTTGGTCTTCGCCCGCAACAATTCATCGCCGATGCCGATGTTATCGCCGCTGCCCAAACCAACGGCACAACCCGCGCCACGGAGGCCATGCGCAAGGCATGGCGCCTGGATCTCCTGAGCGGCGGGGTCATCGCCATCGGCAACGCTCCGACGGCCCTGTTGGAGTTGTTGCGCCTGATCGAGGTCGAAGGGGTGCGCCCGGCCCTGGTGGTGGGGGTGCCGGTGGGGTTTATCTCGGCAGCCGAGTCCAAGGCTGCCCTGGCCGCCACCACCCAAATCCCCTGGATCACCATCACCGGCACCAAGGGAGGATCGCCGCTGGCTGTGGCCGCCCTGCACGCCCTGCTCGACCTGGCTGCCACCTGA
- a CDS encoding HD-GYP domain-containing protein, with product MIKKIPVTSLHPGMYVHDFNHSWKDPCCGGGNPRFPTQPRLIRTETEVREIIDHGIRELDIDTDKGEDVAGSRDRARVEEELAAQLLALGDDDDDDGTAESGPTFTQELNRAAEVKTRARQLVGNVLEDARMGKQVELGPMRSMVEEMAESMFRNQDAILSLSLIKKKDEYTFMHSVNVGVFMLSFCQALGITSQDLVDVGVGAVLHDIGKMKTPPGILNKPGKLTDEEFKIMKMHVTHSRRILERCPGISEVSMSVAYQHHERYDGSGYPEGLKGDKINTFGQMAAICDVYDAITSDRVYHKGNVPHTALKRMLEWSKYHFSAELYHKFVKCVGIYPIGSLVRLSNDHLAVVVCSNAESQYHPVVKVMANAKIKKKVEPIEINLMHHKDVSNGLSIVGCEEHTKWGIDPKKYMPNPKVFE from the coding sequence ATGATCAAAAAAATACCCGTCACCTCCCTGCACCCAGGCATGTATGTCCACGATTTCAACCACAGCTGGAAAGACCCCTGCTGTGGTGGCGGGAATCCTCGTTTTCCCACCCAACCCCGTCTGATCCGGACCGAAACCGAGGTCAGGGAGATCATCGACCACGGTATCCGTGAACTTGATATCGACACGGACAAGGGGGAGGACGTGGCCGGTTCCCGGGATCGTGCCAGAGTGGAGGAGGAGTTGGCTGCCCAGCTCTTGGCCCTGGGAGATGACGACGATGATGACGGCACGGCCGAGAGTGGTCCAACGTTTACCCAGGAGTTGAATCGCGCCGCCGAAGTCAAGACTCGCGCCCGGCAACTGGTGGGCAATGTCCTCGAAGATGCCCGCATGGGTAAGCAGGTCGAGCTGGGCCCCATGCGCAGCATGGTGGAGGAGATGGCCGAATCCATGTTTCGTAACCAAGACGCCATCCTCAGCCTCAGCCTGATCAAAAAAAAGGATGAGTACACCTTCATGCATTCGGTCAATGTGGGTGTCTTCATGCTTTCATTCTGTCAAGCTCTGGGCATTACCTCACAAGATCTGGTCGATGTCGGTGTGGGCGCCGTGCTCCACGATATCGGCAAGATGAAAACCCCGCCCGGCATCCTCAACAAACCCGGCAAGTTGACGGATGAAGAGTTCAAAATCATGAAGATGCATGTCACCCACAGTCGCCGCATTCTGGAACGTTGCCCCGGGATCAGCGAAGTCAGCATGAGCGTGGCCTACCAGCACCACGAACGTTATGACGGCAGCGGCTACCCTGAAGGGCTCAAGGGGGATAAAATCAACACCTTCGGCCAGATGGCGGCCATCTGTGATGTCTATGACGCCATCACCTCCGATCGGGTCTACCATAAAGGCAATGTGCCGCACACCGCCCTGAAGCGCATGCTGGAGTGGAGCAAATACCACTTCAGCGCCGAGCTGTACCACAAATTTGTCAAATGCGTCGGTATCTATCCCATCGGCTCGTTGGTCCGCCTGAGCAATGACCATCTGGCGGTCGTGGTCTGCTCCAACGCGGAGAGCCAGTATCACCCGGTCGTCAAGGTCATGGCCAACGCCAAGATCAAAAAAAAGGTCGAGCCGATCGAAATCAACCTGATGCACCACAAGGACGTTTCCAACGGTCTCTCCATCGTCGGCTGCGAAGAACACACCAAATGGGGCATCGATCCCAAGAAATATATGCCTAATCCGAAGGTTTTTGAATAG